One window of Phycisphaerae bacterium genomic DNA carries:
- a CDS encoding cytochrome c3 family protein — translation MSTFIFPGWTNRLRVLIAAAAAIGPVYVVLLVAYGASTTTTDVGYAPLQPIPYSHALHAGDLGLVCRYCHTSVEVAAAATVPPTQTCMNCHTREHGLRPESAKLVLLREAFYGSERTPAGLPIPWVRVHDLPDYVYFDHSAHVRRGVGCVSCHGRIDRMEVVYQAQPLSMSWCLECHRDPAPNLRPLDAITDMTWTPPGGAQAAEYGRTLMREYNIRDVEYLTSCSLCHR, via the coding sequence ATCAGTACCTTCATTTTTCCAGGATGGACGAACCGCCTGCGCGTCCTGATCGCGGCGGCGGCAGCGATCGGCCCCGTCTACGTGGTGCTGCTGGTCGCGTATGGGGCTTCGACCACCACCACCGACGTCGGCTATGCCCCCCTGCAGCCGATCCCCTACAGCCACGCGCTGCACGCCGGCGACCTGGGCCTGGTTTGCCGCTACTGCCACACGTCCGTGGAGGTCGCGGCGGCGGCCACGGTGCCCCCGACGCAGACCTGCATGAACTGCCACACGCGCGAGCACGGGCTGCGGCCGGAGAGCGCGAAGCTCGTGCTGCTCCGCGAGGCGTTCTACGGCAGTGAGCGGACGCCGGCCGGGCTGCCGATCCCCTGGGTCCGCGTGCACGACCTGCCGGACTACGTATATTTCGACCACAGCGCGCACGTCCGCCGCGGCGTGGGCTGTGTGTCGTGCCATGGGCGGATCGACCGCATGGAGGTGGTCTACCAGGCGCAGCCGCTCAGCATGAGTTGGTGCCTGGAATGCCACCGCGACCCGGCGCCGAACCTGCGGCCGCTGGACGCGATCACCGACATGACTTGGACACCGCCCGGCGGCGCGCAGGCCGCGGAGTACGGCCGGACACTCATGCGGGAATACAACATCCGGGACGTGGAGTACCTGACAAGCTGCTCCCTGTGCCACCGGTGA
- a CDS encoding TAT-variant-translocated molybdopterin oxidoreductase, translating to MTHSDRHTGPAYWRSLDEFAQTPDFRRFVEAEFPSLAPELLHPATRRQFLKLMGASLALAGLAGCRWPRETIVPAGRQPAGRIPGVPVQYATAFELDGVATGLLVTSYDGRPIKIEGNDKHPFSRGKTNTWMQASILDLYDPDRSRHPVGRSDPGGRLTRTWDEFVAFARPHCAQLRAAGGAGLAVLSETSSSPSLTDMKGRFSQAFPQAQWFEYEPVSRDNERAGARLAFGRPYRTHLHLDKADVIVSFDSDFLMTHPAAVKYAGDFAARRRADDGTMNRLYVLENRPTVTGSMADHRYAVRSSQIRRALEHIASAVADKLGRGQDSPIPPPGGSTPLSPAEADAIAADLVAHQGRCVVIVGPQQPPEAHAAAHVLNAWLGAPGQTVTFTGEPDADRPSHAESIVKLTAQMSAGQISTLVILGGNPVYNAPADVPFADALAKVVNSIHLSTYVDETSQRCTWHLPRAHYLESWGDALAWDGSLSIVQPLIEPLYGGRTPLELLALLCDDKLTSGYDIVRRTFGNAFDFGVDRARLWEDALHDGLVANSAWPLEKPTPTVGRIPEYAGGGTEEIVFAPDYSVHDGRFANNAWLQEWPDPITKLTWDNAALVSPAQAKNLGVKDGDIVRIELATIGQRQTPLALELPVYVLPGHAEGSLTVPLGYGRGRDAGVVGAGAGFNAYALRCAAEPDVALTFKLSKTGRKHALVTTQDHHAIDSQVGRAETQRRIGVLVREGTLAEYQHEPDFAQHVVHLPQLKSLWQEREYPDHKWGLAIDLSACIGCSACVVACQAENNIPVVGKDEVALGREMHWIRIDRYFKGEPHAAPANVEIVHQPVTCTHCENAPCEQVCPVAATVHDEEGLNAMVYNRCIGTRYCSNNCPFKVRRFNWFYNHHGPHHPRSVNGNAPALPGKLNQQDLTDIEKLLNNPAVTVRSRGVMEKCTFCVQRIMAAKIKARNERWDSIPDGLITPACAQACPTDAIVFGDLNDPNSRVRTLHAHNRAYEMLAELNIKARTRYLAKLRNPAQTET from the coding sequence ATGACCCATTCTGACAGACACACCGGACCGGCGTACTGGCGCAGCCTGGACGAGTTCGCCCAGACGCCGGATTTTCGCCGCTTCGTCGAGGCGGAATTCCCCAGCCTGGCGCCGGAGCTGCTGCACCCGGCCACGCGCCGGCAATTTCTGAAGCTGATGGGGGCGTCGCTGGCGCTGGCCGGTCTGGCGGGCTGCCGCTGGCCGCGGGAGACGATCGTCCCCGCCGGCCGACAACCGGCCGGCCGCATTCCCGGCGTGCCGGTGCAGTACGCGACGGCGTTCGAGCTGGACGGCGTGGCGACCGGGCTGCTGGTCACGAGCTACGACGGTCGGCCGATCAAAATCGAGGGGAACGACAAGCACCCGTTCAGCCGCGGCAAGACCAACACCTGGATGCAGGCGTCGATTCTGGACCTGTACGATCCCGACCGTAGCCGGCATCCGGTCGGGCGGAGTGATCCGGGCGGACGCCTCACCCGTACGTGGGACGAGTTCGTTGCGTTCGCCAGGCCGCACTGCGCGCAGCTGCGCGCGGCGGGCGGGGCGGGGCTGGCGGTGCTGAGCGAAACCTCGTCGTCGCCGAGCCTGACGGACATGAAGGGCCGGTTCTCGCAGGCGTTCCCGCAGGCGCAGTGGTTTGAATACGAGCCCGTCTCGCGCGATAACGAACGCGCGGGCGCACGCCTGGCGTTCGGCCGGCCGTACCGTACGCACCTGCACCTCGACAAGGCCGACGTGATCGTCAGCTTCGATAGCGATTTCCTGATGACGCATCCGGCGGCGGTGAAATATGCGGGTGATTTTGCCGCGCGCCGGCGCGCGGACGACGGCACGATGAACCGGCTGTACGTGCTGGAGAACCGGCCAACGGTGACGGGCAGCATGGCCGACCATCGCTACGCCGTGCGGTCGAGCCAGATACGTCGCGCATTGGAGCACATCGCCAGCGCCGTCGCAGACAAACTGGGGCGCGGCCAGGACAGCCCGATTCCGCCGCCCGGTGGTAGCACGCCGCTCTCGCCGGCGGAAGCCGACGCAATTGCGGCGGACCTGGTGGCGCATCAAGGGCGCTGCGTAGTGATCGTCGGGCCGCAGCAGCCGCCGGAAGCGCATGCCGCAGCGCACGTGCTGAACGCGTGGCTCGGCGCGCCGGGCCAGACCGTCACATTCACGGGTGAACCGGATGCCGACCGCCCGTCGCACGCGGAATCCATCGTGAAGCTGACCGCGCAGATGTCCGCGGGCCAGATCAGCACGTTGGTGATCCTGGGCGGGAATCCAGTGTACAATGCACCGGCGGACGTGCCGTTCGCTGACGCACTCGCGAAGGTCGTAAACTCGATTCACCTGAGTACGTACGTCGATGAGACTTCGCAGCGCTGCACATGGCACCTGCCCCGCGCGCATTACCTCGAATCCTGGGGCGACGCGCTGGCGTGGGACGGCTCGCTGAGCATCGTGCAGCCGCTGATCGAGCCGCTGTACGGCGGCCGCACGCCGCTCGAACTGCTCGCGCTGCTTTGCGATGACAAGCTGACGAGCGGCTACGACATCGTCCGGCGGACATTCGGCAACGCGTTTGACTTCGGTGTGGACCGCGCGCGCCTGTGGGAAGATGCGCTGCACGATGGCCTGGTAGCGAACAGCGCGTGGCCGTTGGAAAAACCGACGCCGACGGTCGGCCGCATCCCCGAGTACGCCGGCGGCGGCACCGAAGAGATCGTCTTCGCCCCCGACTACAGCGTCCACGATGGGCGCTTCGCGAACAACGCCTGGCTGCAGGAATGGCCCGACCCGATCACCAAGCTCACGTGGGACAACGCCGCGCTGGTTTCGCCGGCCCAGGCGAAGAACCTGGGTGTCAAAGACGGCGATATCGTGCGGATCGAGCTGGCCACGATCGGCCAACGGCAGACACCACTCGCGCTCGAACTGCCGGTGTACGTCCTGCCCGGACACGCCGAGGGCTCGCTCACAGTGCCGCTGGGCTATGGGCGCGGGCGCGACGCGGGCGTGGTGGGTGCAGGGGCTGGGTTCAATGCCTATGCGCTGCGCTGCGCCGCCGAGCCGGACGTCGCCCTCACGTTCAAGCTCAGCAAGACGGGCCGCAAGCACGCGCTCGTCACCACCCAGGACCATCACGCGATCGACTCGCAGGTCGGCCGCGCGGAAACACAACGCCGCATCGGCGTCCTCGTCCGTGAGGGCACGCTCGCCGAGTACCAGCACGAACCCGACTTCGCGCAGCACGTCGTCCACCTGCCGCAACTGAAGTCCCTCTGGCAGGAAAGGGAGTACCCCGACCACAAGTGGGGCCTGGCGATCGACCTGTCCGCGTGCATCGGCTGCAGCGCGTGCGTCGTCGCCTGCCAGGCGGAGAACAACATCCCCGTCGTCGGCAAGGACGAGGTCGCGCTCGGCCGCGAGATGCACTGGATCCGCATCGACCGCTACTTCAAGGGCGAGCCGCACGCGGCGCCGGCGAACGTCGAAATCGTGCATCAGCCCGTGACGTGCACGCACTGCGAAAACGCCCCCTGCGAGCAGGTCTGCCCCGTCGCCGCGACCGTCCACGACGAGGAGGGCCTCAACGCGATGGTCTACAACCGCTGCATCGGCACGCGCTACTGCTCCAACAACTGCCCGTTCAAGGTGCGGCGCTTCAACTGGTTCTACAACCACCACGGCCCGCACCACCCGCGCTCGGTAAACGGCAACGCCCCCGCCCTGCCCGGCAAACTCAACCAGCAGGACCTGACCGACATCGAGAAGCTGCTGAACAACCCCGCCGTGACTGTGCGCAGCCGCGGCGTCATGGAGAAATGCACCTTCTGCGTGCAGCGGATCATGGCGGCGAAGATCAAGGCCCGCAACGAGCGCTGGGACAGCATTCCCGATGGGCTGATCACGCCGGCCTGCGCGCAGGCCTGCCCCACGGATGCGATCGTCTTTGGCGACCTGAACGACCCCAACAGCCGCGTGCGCACGCTGCACGCGCACAACCGCGCGTACGAGATGCTGGCCGAGCTGAACATCAAGGCCCGCACGCGCTACCTGGCGAAACTGCGTAACCCGGCACAGACCGAGACGTAA
- the nrfD gene encoding polysulfide reductase NrfD — MASTVGEIDNTLEVPGQRPTLITGGHDFGSLTDRVAAVWEAPRPPRAWYIAFTISVVLLAILGAMIGYLVFNGVGVWGLNNPVSWGFDITNFVFWVGIGHAGTLISAILFLFRQKWRTSINRFAEAMTIFAVMCAGIFPGIHVGRVWLAYWLGPIPNQMGMWPNFRSPLLWDVFAVSTYFTVSLLFWYVGMIPDLATFRDRATSRFKQIMYGLFALGWTGSSRNWHRFERAYLILAALATPLVLSVHSVVSFDFAVSQLPGWHTTIFPPYFVAGAIFGGFAMVTTLAIPARQLFGLKDIITPRHLENMCKIILLTGSMVGYAYMLEFFIAWYSGSPYEGFIFRARALGPYAWAYWTMIACNVLMPQLFWFKKARTHPGLMFLVVMAVNVGMWFERFVIVVSSLAQDFLPSSWDYYRPTWVELLTLAGSFGLFFTLFLLFCRFLPMVAMAEVKTVMPHADAHAHPHEHVPATRRFDYNPDEYEPPK; from the coding sequence ATGGCCTCCACGGTCGGCGAAATCGACAACACGCTCGAAGTCCCGGGCCAGCGCCCGACGCTGATCACCGGCGGGCACGACTTCGGCTCGCTGACCGACCGCGTGGCCGCCGTCTGGGAAGCGCCGCGCCCGCCCCGCGCCTGGTACATCGCCTTCACCATCTCGGTGGTGCTGCTGGCCATCCTCGGGGCGATGATCGGCTACCTGGTCTTCAACGGCGTGGGCGTGTGGGGGCTGAACAACCCCGTGAGCTGGGGTTTCGACATCACCAACTTCGTGTTCTGGGTCGGGATCGGCCACGCCGGCACGCTGATTTCCGCGATCCTGTTCCTCTTCCGCCAGAAATGGCGCACCAGCATCAACCGCTTCGCCGAGGCGATGACGATCTTCGCGGTGATGTGCGCCGGCATCTTCCCCGGCATTCACGTCGGACGCGTCTGGCTGGCGTACTGGCTGGGGCCCATCCCCAACCAGATGGGCATGTGGCCGAATTTCCGCAGCCCGCTGCTGTGGGACGTCTTCGCCGTCAGCACGTACTTCACCGTGTCGCTGCTGTTCTGGTACGTGGGCATGATCCCGGACCTGGCGACGTTCCGCGACCGCGCCACCAGCCGGTTCAAGCAGATCATGTACGGTCTGTTCGCGCTCGGCTGGACCGGCTCCTCGCGCAACTGGCACCGCTTCGAGCGCGCCTACCTGATTCTCGCCGCCCTGGCGACGCCGCTGGTGCTCAGCGTGCACTCGGTCGTCAGCTTCGACTTCGCCGTCTCGCAGCTCCCCGGCTGGCACACCACGATCTTCCCACCGTACTTCGTGGCCGGGGCCATCTTCGGCGGCTTCGCGATGGTGACGACGCTGGCCATTCCGGCCCGACAGCTCTTCGGGCTCAAAGACATCATCACGCCACGCCACCTGGAGAACATGTGCAAGATCATCCTGCTCACCGGCAGCATGGTCGGCTACGCGTACATGCTCGAGTTTTTCATCGCCTGGTACAGCGGCTCGCCGTACGAGGGCTTCATCTTCCGCGCCCGCGCGCTCGGCCCGTATGCCTGGGCCTACTGGACCATGATCGCCTGCAACGTGCTCATGCCGCAGCTCTTCTGGTTCAAGAAGGCTCGCACGCACCCGGGGCTCATGTTCCTCGTTGTCATGGCGGTGAACGTGGGCATGTGGTTCGAGCGCTTCGTGATCGTTGTGTCGTCGCTGGCGCAGGACTTCCTGCCGTCGAGCTGGGACTACTACCGGCCAACCTGGGTCGAGTTGCTCACGCTCGCCGGCAGCTTCGGCCTGTTCTTCACCCTCTTCCTGCTGTTCTGCCGGTTCCTGCCGATGGTCGCGATGGCCGAGGTGAAGACGGTCATGCCACACGCTGACGCGCACGCACATCCGCACGAGCACGTGCCGGCGACGCGGCGTTTCGATTACAACCCGGACGAGTACGAACCGCCGAAATAA
- a CDS encoding DUF3341 domain-containing protein, with translation MSTATPHNSPPPQQPHLAGLLAEFDSPGALVTAAERVRDAGYQRWDTHSPFPVHGIDEAMGIRPTRLPWIVLALGIAGCTAGLLLQWWTNATDVRQFGFVPTHFQGYAFVVSGKPLFSLPANIPVIFETTVLLAALGAVIGMLAMNNLPRHHRPLLAHPRFKRATTDRFYVVIDAADPRFDATTTRAFLGTLGGTAVEAVETLVSSAKLPRAFVIGGLIVACLALLPPLFIARARVVQTDRPRIQIIQDMDNQERFKTQQAAAIFADGRAMRPQVIGTLARGDLRRDTHFYAGTRDGDFATTFPPQIEIDTAFVRRGQQRFNIYCAPCHGLGGAGDGIVAQRAINLGTPGWVPPTNLATDPTVIERPVGHLFNSITNGIRTMPPYGDQIPESDRWAIIAYVRALERSQNARLEDVPPELQPELR, from the coding sequence TTGAGCACCGCCACGCCGCACAATTCGCCCCCGCCACAGCAGCCGCATCTCGCCGGCCTGCTGGCCGAGTTCGACTCGCCCGGGGCGCTGGTCACGGCCGCCGAGCGCGTGCGCGACGCCGGCTACCAGCGGTGGGACACGCATTCGCCGTTCCCGGTGCACGGGATCGACGAGGCCATGGGCATCCGCCCGACGCGGCTGCCGTGGATCGTGCTGGCACTGGGCATCGCGGGCTGCACGGCGGGGCTGCTACTGCAATGGTGGACCAACGCGACCGATGTGCGGCAATTCGGGTTCGTGCCGACGCACTTCCAGGGCTACGCCTTCGTCGTCAGCGGCAAGCCGCTGTTCAGCCTGCCGGCGAACATCCCGGTCATTTTCGAGACGACCGTGCTGCTGGCCGCACTCGGCGCGGTCATCGGCATGCTGGCGATGAACAACCTGCCGCGGCACCACCGCCCCCTGCTCGCCCACCCGCGGTTCAAACGCGCCACCACCGATCGTTTCTACGTCGTCATCGACGCGGCGGACCCGCGCTTCGACGCGACCACGACGCGCGCGTTCCTCGGCACGCTGGGCGGCACGGCGGTCGAAGCTGTCGAAACACTGGTTTCATCGGCGAAGCTGCCGCGCGCGTTCGTGATCGGCGGCCTGATCGTCGCGTGCCTGGCCCTGCTGCCACCGCTGTTCATCGCCCGGGCCCGCGTGGTCCAGACCGACCGACCGCGCATCCAGATCATCCAGGACATGGACAACCAGGAGCGCTTCAAGACGCAGCAGGCCGCGGCAATCTTCGCAGACGGCCGCGCGATGCGTCCACAGGTGATCGGCACACTTGCACGCGGCGACCTGCGCCGGGACACGCACTTCTACGCGGGCACGCGGGACGGCGATTTCGCGACGACGTTCCCGCCGCAGATCGAAATCGACACGGCGTTCGTCCGCCGGGGCCAGCAGCGGTTCAACATCTACTGTGCCCCGTGCCACGGCCTGGGCGGTGCCGGCGACGGCATCGTCGCGCAGCGGGCCATCAACCTCGGCACGCCCGGCTGGGTGCCGCCGACGAACCTCGCGACCGACCCCACGGTCATCGAACGCCCCGTTGGTCACCTCTTCAATTCAATCACGAACGGCATTCGCACGATGCCGCCGTACGGCGACCAGATTCCCGAGTCCGACCGCTGGGCGATCATCGCCTATGTGCGTGCCCTGGAGCGCAGCCAGAACGCGCGGCTGGAGGACGTGCCGCCCGAGTTGCAGCCGGAATTGCGGTGA
- a CDS encoding quinol:cytochrome C oxidoreductase codes for MSTGSKNVSEVRRIGEPARRAARIAAALGVLGLAGGAALGFVSGWDVFFRSYLLNYCYILSLALGALFFVLLQHLVRAGWSVSVRRLAEFTAQTLPLLAILFLPLLVPVLTGMRGVWEWTDPHAVAADALLQHKRPYLNVPFFIIRAAFYFTVWVALARFFYRQSVAQDTTGDPRLTLRMQWWSGPGMVLFALTVTFFAFDALMSLNPHWFSTIFGVYFFSGCAVGFFALLAILVSAVQRGGWLKRSITVEHYHDIGKLAFGFVVFWAYIAFSQYLLIWYANLPEETVWYLPRQGDTWWIGVSLLLLGGHFVAPFLALLSRWPKRRPGTLALAGAWLLLMHWLDLYYLVAPRPHAGEHTAPLHATDGLLLLGLGSLFVAALVRPMVHTSLIPERDPRLPESLAFQNV; via the coding sequence ATGAGCACAGGCAGCAAGAACGTGAGTGAAGTCCGGCGGATCGGCGAGCCCGCGCGGCGCGCGGCCCGGATCGCCGCCGCGCTCGGCGTGCTCGGGCTGGCCGGCGGCGCGGCACTCGGCTTCGTCAGCGGGTGGGACGTGTTTTTCCGCTCGTATTTGCTCAACTACTGCTACATCCTGAGCCTCGCGCTCGGCGCGCTGTTCTTCGTGCTGCTCCAGCACCTCGTGCGCGCTGGCTGGAGCGTCTCCGTTCGCCGGCTGGCCGAATTCACCGCGCAGACCCTGCCGCTGCTGGCCATCCTGTTTCTCCCGCTGCTGGTGCCGGTGCTGACCGGCATGCGCGGCGTGTGGGAATGGACCGATCCGCACGCGGTGGCCGCGGATGCCCTGCTGCAACACAAGCGGCCGTACCTGAACGTCCCGTTCTTCATCATCCGGGCGGCGTTCTACTTCACCGTGTGGGTGGCCCTGGCGCGCTTCTTTTACCGCCAGTCCGTCGCGCAGGACACGACCGGCGATCCGCGGCTGACGCTCCGCATGCAGTGGTGGAGCGGCCCCGGCATGGTGCTCTTCGCCCTGACGGTCACGTTCTTCGCGTTCGACGCGCTGATGTCGCTCAACCCGCACTGGTTCAGCACGATCTTCGGCGTGTACTTCTTCAGCGGCTGCGCCGTGGGGTTCTTCGCGCTGCTGGCGATCCTCGTCAGCGCCGTGCAGCGCGGCGGCTGGCTGAAACGCTCCATCACCGTCGAGCACTACCACGACATCGGCAAGCTCGCCTTCGGCTTCGTCGTGTTCTGGGCCTACATCGCCTTCTCGCAGTACCTGCTCATCTGGTACGCGAATCTGCCGGAAGAGACCGTCTGGTACCTGCCCCGGCAGGGCGACACGTGGTGGATCGGCGTGAGCCTGCTGCTGCTGGGCGGGCACTTCGTGGCCCCGTTCCTGGCGCTGCTGTCGCGCTGGCCGAAGCGCCGCCCGGGCACGCTCGCCCTGGCCGGCGCGTGGCTGCTGTTGATGCACTGGCTGGACCTGTACTACCTCGTGGCACCGCGGCCGCACGCCGGCGAACACACGGCCCCTCTGCACGCCACGGACGGACTATTGCTGCTCGGCCTGGGCAGCCTGTTTGTCGCCGCGCTGGTCCGGCCGATGGTGCATACGTCATTGATCCCCGAGCGCGACCCGCGGCTGCCCGAGTCCCTGGCGTTCCAGAACGTGTGA
- a CDS encoding SCO family protein, whose protein sequence is MRCRTFNSPVRALLIVLLAGTSAFAQAPANSPPTSAPDRAEALPPELEGVGIDEHPGDKLPLDLEFVDHTGRTVKLGDYFDGQRPVILTLNYYKCPMLCGLMLNGLLDSLREIDWTAGEQFQVVTVSFDPLETHQLGFIKRQNYLKQYDRPASATGWPFLTGRKPSIDALLQATGFRIRWSEKRQEWMHLAAPIICTPDGRISRYLYGVMFAPKTVRLSLVEASEGKIGTTFDRILLYCYHYEGGEYTLAALNIVRAGGVLSLLVVGVLLLVLWRRERRRGKAVAAQP, encoded by the coding sequence GTGAGATGCAGGACTTTCAACAGCCCCGTCCGCGCCCTGCTCATCGTGCTGCTCGCCGGCACGAGCGCGTTCGCGCAGGCGCCCGCGAATTCGCCGCCGACGTCCGCCCCCGACCGCGCGGAAGCCCTGCCGCCCGAGCTCGAAGGCGTCGGCATCGATGAGCACCCCGGCGACAAACTGCCGCTCGACCTCGAATTCGTCGACCACACCGGCCGGACCGTGAAGCTGGGCGATTACTTCGACGGGCAGCGCCCCGTCATCCTCACGCTGAACTACTACAAGTGCCCGATGCTCTGCGGGCTCATGCTCAACGGCCTGCTCGACAGCCTGCGCGAAATCGACTGGACCGCCGGCGAGCAGTTCCAGGTCGTCACGGTCAGCTTCGACCCGCTCGAAACGCACCAGCTCGGCTTCATCAAGCGACAGAACTACCTGAAGCAGTATGACCGCCCCGCCTCCGCCACCGGCTGGCCGTTCCTCACCGGCCGCAAGCCGAGCATCGACGCCCTGCTGCAGGCGACAGGCTTTCGCATCCGCTGGAGCGAGAAACGCCAGGAATGGATGCACCTCGCGGCGCCGATCATCTGCACGCCGGACGGCCGCATCTCGCGCTACCTCTACGGCGTGATGTTCGCGCCGAAGACGGTGCGCCTCTCGCTGGTCGAGGCCTCCGAGGGCAAGATCGGCACGACGTTCGACCGCATTCTCCTCTACTGCTATCACTACGAAGGTGGCGAGTACACGCTCGCCGCCCTGAACATCGTCCGCGCCGGCGGCGTGCTTTCGCTGCTCGTCGTCGGCGTCCTGCTGCTGGTCCTCTGGCGCCGCGAACGCCGGCGCGGAAAGGCGGTCGCGGCCCAGCCATGA
- the coxB gene encoding cytochrome c oxidase subunit II: MSALLAQAPTSLPAVAPEGGTFWMPPAASTGAVATDAVFYFIYAVSLFFFALIVLLMAYFVIRYRRRVEGARGPGRATHNTALELTWTAIPLVLVVIMFYMGFRGFMNMINAPAGALDIRVLGQKWFWSFTYPNGHIDTELHVPVDMPVRLILESNDVIHSFFVPAFRIKRDAVPGRYNKIWFKATRPGEYLALCAEYCGTQHSDMLARVVVHEPGLYEKWLDEASDPFKTRTLAEVGALLVTRRCGGCHSTDGSANIGPTFKGLYEHDVALADGTTVQAEDNYIRESILEPRAKIVRGYDPVMPTFKGQLTDKEITAIIEYLKELGK, translated from the coding sequence ATGTCCGCGCTGCTCGCCCAGGCCCCGACCTCACTGCCGGCCGTCGCGCCGGAAGGCGGCACGTTCTGGATGCCGCCCGCCGCGTCCACCGGCGCCGTCGCGACCGACGCCGTCTTCTATTTCATCTACGCCGTCTCGCTGTTCTTTTTCGCCCTCATCGTCCTGCTGATGGCGTATTTCGTCATCCGCTATCGCCGACGGGTCGAGGGCGCGCGCGGCCCGGGTCGCGCCACGCACAACACGGCCCTCGAGCTGACCTGGACCGCGATCCCGCTGGTGCTGGTCGTGATCATGTTCTACATGGGTTTTCGCGGGTTCATGAACATGATCAACGCACCCGCCGGCGCGCTCGACATCCGCGTGCTGGGCCAGAAGTGGTTCTGGTCGTTCACCTATCCCAACGGGCACATCGACACCGAGCTGCACGTACCGGTGGACATGCCCGTCCGGCTGATCCTCGAATCCAACGACGTGATTCACAGCTTCTTCGTGCCGGCGTTTCGCATCAAGCGCGATGCCGTCCCGGGGCGCTACAATAAAATCTGGTTCAAAGCGACCCGGCCGGGCGAGTACCTGGCTCTCTGCGCGGAGTACTGCGGCACGCAGCATTCGGACATGTTGGCGCGCGTGGTCGTGCACGAGCCGGGCCTGTACGAAAAGTGGCTCGACGAGGCCTCCGACCCGTTCAAGACGCGCACCCTGGCCGAGGTGGGCGCGCTGCTGGTCACGCGGCGCTGCGGCGGCTGCCATTCCACCGATGGCAGCGCCAACATCGGGCCGACGTTCAAGGGCCTGTACGAGCACGATGTGGCCCTGGCCGACGGCACCACGGTCCAGGCCGAGGACAACTACATCCGCGAGTCGATCCTTGAGCCGCGGGCCAAGATCGTGCGCGGCTACGACCCCGTGATGCCGACCTTCAAGGGCCAGCTCACGGACAAGGAAATCACGGCGATCATCGAATACTTGAAGGAACTAGGCAAATGA